The DNA segment acaagTGCCAATTCCCATTGAAACAATTCTCTCCTCTAATGGAAGTTCCATATCCACTTTAAcccatcccaaaacccacaaTCTCTTATAACAGATCCTTGCTGGTTTGAAATAGAGAAAAACCTCGGAAAATCCCCTTTTAAGGGTCCACCTTGCAACTAATTATCTTCCCAAAAAACGAATTCTCCTCCTGTCCCTTATTTCCATAGATAGCCCACTAATCATCTTGTCTTTGACGTGTTGCTAAATTCAATTGGCAGATATCTTTCCACGGACCACCTCTTGAAGTTAGTGACTTATTTGCTAACATTACATTTGGATTTAATCCATTACAAGAACATACAATCTTCTTCCACAATGAacaatcctcctttgaaaaatACTACCACCACTTAAACAGAAGTGCTGTATTCCTAACCACCGCATCCCCCACTCCCAAATTCCCTAGCTTTTTTGGCGCATGTACCAATTCTCATTTCACGAGTGGCATACCATTATTTCCATCCTCTTTAATCCATAAAAACTCCTTTGCAATTCAATCAACTTCTCTGCCACCCTTTTTGGCATCTTATATAAGCTAAGATAGCAGACTGACAAGCTATTAAGCACAAACTTGATAAGAggaggaaataaaagaagatgCTAGAAGGGTAACATAATGCAAAACAAAATGAGATCcaacaattaattattaaaaaaattaaatgttacaATATCATAATCCCAGCCAAAGAGAACTAGAAAGTCACTCCTCCCTTCAAGAAGACAAAGTAGAAGCTCAGAAATTGTCATCAAGTATTGAACATACCTTCAAAGAGCTGTTCAATACCTTAGAGTTTCCATGATTGGGTCATGGTACCTTGGACGCTTATGACTGAGACAATTGAAGGCAAAAGAAGTGACAATAACCCAATAAACCATAAGGCTCAAAATAATAAGTcaaaagaaaaaggggtaaaaagTAATGAAAGGTATCACacgaagaaaacaaaaataaaaaaaccatgagtactcatatgaaagagatcCAGCATTTAACTGCACCTCacctcctttaagaacttgaaATGCCAAAAACCTTCAAATTTCAACTCAACAAACAAGCcatgattttaattaaatttgcaGCTCAAGAAATTTATTGGAAGAACTTCATTACTTTGAACTAATAGGCATTTGGAAACCTGTAACCCCCAAAAAACCAAATAAATAGAACACTGATTCCTAGCCAGGACTTTGGATAAGGGGTGGAGTTCTAAGAAGCCTGACAGATAGTACAATGTCAAAATTGAAGGTAGAGaatgaaataaaatagaaaacatcAGTACCATGAGATATGCATACCCCATAACACTTCCAACACTCAAGCCACCAAACACAAATGCCACTACGCGTGAGCGCTCTTCCAATGGTATTGACCTGCATATGGCTTCCATTCGAAAGAGTAAGTCTTAGAATCAAATGCAGATACAAAGCATAAGTTTAACCAAATAAATAGTTAGTTAAGACAGTAACCAGCTATTTCACTTAGAATTTGGATTTTGACAGCTGCTCCAAACAATTGTTCTTAATGTTTTGCATCTTTGTTTAAGTTTGAATTATTATCTTCAACAAAAGAATTTACAATTATCCGAATACAATAAGGACACATTTGGTTGGGGCTAAATTGATATGggacaaaacaaacaaacacaCAGTTGAAAAGTTTTAAGATATAAGATATATAGTAACATAAAGTTCTTTGAAgcattgacgttaggatttttgctagtaaagaattttacaaaaatagtcgcattgtagatatagattctaaactaacagaaatcccttcgtgcagaacgttttggttgtcacaagtaacaaacccctttgaaattgataaccgagtattcaaacctcgggtcgtcttctcaaggaattgcagggagatatgttcttattattggctatgaaaaaggtaaaattggggattttgaaattaagaaagaagtatgacaagtaatttaaatgacaattaaaataaataaatactgtaaagcaaacttttggcaaggtataagaaatcGGAAGTCCAggcttagttattcttatcaataataatgaaagttgaatcttaattccacttagttaacctttgctaaagcaaaggaaagttaagggactaattagttagaccttcgaatcctatttatttcctaagaaaaggttgggattattgaagttcggttcaattagcaagataacagttatcaattatgttgagctaagataactcctgagttactgatttcttaaccaaaactAAAAGGGAAGGACATTAAATCTACCAGAATAAGAATATCTTCAAATTGGGAATGATCAATAACATGAATAAAAAAAGCAATATtgaactgaaatacctcaagtaacattaaataagaaaatcataacatgaatgtagcataagccaaataggcaacataactaatacaagcaagcattAATGGTATCTGAAAATAAGTGATAACTGTCAAGCAAAAGAACACTGAACCTGGTAAAAagataatccttgaagcaaataaaatcctaaaaccctaatcctaaagagagagaggagagacctctctcaaaactaaatctaaatcatggaaagtaaattatgaaaagcatgattatgaatggatgcattcccttactttatagtctctaatctgtgtgttctgggctgaaaactgggtcaaaaatagcccagaaatcactcccagtgctttctggtctgtacaggtcgcggaagagtgacgcggaggcgtcgtccacgcgttaggtgggttgtgttcctgccaggtcaaGCGGCCGCGtaatccacgcgtttgcgtcgccTGGCAtcggggcagctatggcaaattatatatcgttgcgaagccccggacgttagctttccaacacaactagaaccatctcatttggacctctgtagctcaagttatggtcgtttgagtgtgaagaggtcaggctggatagcttagcaatttcttcaacttcttgtattccttccacttttgcatgcttcctttccatcctctgagccattcatgccatgtaatccctgaaatcacttaacacacatatcacggcatctgatggtaataaaagaggattaatattaacaaatataagaccaaagaagcatgttttcaatcatagcacaaaatccggaaggaaaacgtaaactcatgcaaatagtatgaataagtgggtaaagagttgataaaaaccactcaattgagcataggataaaccataaaatagtggtttatcaagcatTTCTTCAAACACCTTAAATGCACTCCCAAAAGCACAAAGAACTTTCATAAAAAATGTTACCTGTGAGTAACTATATATCATTTTTCAATTGCAGATCATGAGAAGTTTCAATTAGTTGAGTGAGAAATACAATTGTTACTATCAATCTACACAAGTTACTATTCTCATTTCTCATGCAATTACTACTTCAGGAAAAAATACGAAAAGTAATTTCAATCATTTCTCTTCTATTTGTTATGAAATAATAGATTAGGATCTACGTACCTTGAGAGTTTCCAATTCAGATCCTAGAGCAGAGATTTCAGATTGAACTCGAGATATCCTAGAGCACCCGATTTGTGGTTTTCATTTGCGAAGCATGAAATTGATGAGGGGAGCGACATATTGAAGAGGTGGAGCGAGAAATTCAGGAGGATAGAGAGGTGATTTCACCATTACAGAGTACTAAGAGCGAGATGTAGTTGAGAATAGGTAACACTTTTtgtaagtttttcaaaaagttaaaGGTATTTACTAACATTTGAGTATAAATGTtacttaatatttaattttatgataattattaatattttaataaatattacaaGATATATAAATGTTACTAAAAGTCTAAAATGTAATAGTAATTTTTAAATACCCGTGGATATTCTTCTCTCCCGTAAGAGAAAATAAACAGGGATCCCTGATTTAAATAGAACAAAAACAAGGgatattttactaaataaaaaagaaagatcgAAAAGGAGTCTCCATCTCATAAAGATCCATTACCATATCTATGGTCAGATGAGAATGGTTAGAAAAATTAGGGTTGGAGATAGTGAAAAAAAGGTCACAAGTGGATAGACTAGGAATAggaaaagaattttattttataattaattataaattatagataaatctattcaaaaagtaatttttttaatgaaagaaacattttaaaatttattgtaatgttaaaaatgatttaaaaaaattaaaaaagattttaaattcagacaaaaactttaaaaattaaacaatactTTACCTTAAACACAATTTATCTAATGAATTTTGTGcacatacaaaaaattataaagccTTTTAACAATTTCGACATTTCGAAACACACGCATAATATTATTCTTGGGTAATCTAAGTGGTGTCCCTTcaattttatagtaataaacATAAGATATCAGCAAAACCAAACTGttgtattattaatttattatacatTTATAATGTCAACTTTTCTAGTTTTCTTGTTGCGTTTTGTATTTATAGTATTCATGCTTATTAAATTAACTCACAAAATATCCCccctctttttttcttgtcGATTTCGAAATTAAATATATGCTTTTCCTGTAAAATAAGggggaaaaaaaatcaaaatcggAGGTCAATTCGATTTTCTACATAAGAGCCATGCAATGTGCCCATTTAGCGAACCTTTTGATGTAAAGTCCATCACTAACTGACAATTTCAGGCCATGCTTTAAAAAATGCACAAAAGGGTAAAGACACCAAAAAGAACACAAAATGGAAGTTAATGACGAAACTGGTGGACCTCACCAATACAAAGTCCACCAAACATTAAAATTTCCCCAAACTAAGTAATTTTCATTAGTTGAAAAAGGACAACAAAGTATTTGGACCAGAAATTAGGagcatatatattttatatttttctttttccaaattAATATGAATTGCAAAGAAGTGATAATAATTAGAATGGATAAATACAAGAATATTTCATTTAgaaccaattaaaaataattgtacGACTTGTCATCTTAGATATTTATGAAAGATATTTTTGGAGTTGCGAAGTGGGATCTTCTACGTCAGTGTCTCTTCACAAAGCGACCCTACAAACCAAAAATatcaaggaaaaaaaaagaaaaaaaaaacctgttcctcatcagaaaacaaaaaagtgcCCAAATTGCAAATTTATAACCAATAGAAGAGAAGCAAATAAATAacatggaaaaaaaattgaaattcaaaaagTGACCTTGATTCTTGGTCTTTTATCTGCGTTTAGTTTCCGAACTTGGTATCTTATCTTCTTGGAGAACAATCTGTTCTGGCGCTTCTCTTTGTACCTTAGAACACTTGCTTCCCTTcttgttctttcttcttctaataCTGGCACTTCTCCCATCTAAGCACAATAGTCATGAGGCTAATACTatctaattaacaaaataataagagtataataattatgaaaatatgttCTAAGAATTCATTTGCAAGTgagaatttaataataataataataataataataataataataataaaagaaaaaattatcacTCTTAATTAAAACATTTAGATCAAATAACAACATCTTAATTGCTAAAATCAAGTGAAATAgcccaaaattttgaaacaacATAAAATGTTGTATCAAAGAAAgaagatcaaattaaatttcaacCAAAAAGAAAGACTAATAATGATATATCATTAGAGAGTAACAATATAGAAATCTGAACAATAATTATGATTATTCCAGAGAAATACTCACCGTAATTATATTCTAAAGTTATCTTAGGAAAACATCAATAATGACAAGATATATTTGAACTCGAAATTATGAGTGAATCCAAACATATTCTACACATAAACTTGCAAGCATACCTTCACGAAAAAACAGTGAAAAACAAATATGAAGATTAAGGGAGTGAAGAAGATGAGAAGACTAACATAGTAGTAGCCATTGTTGGTGGTTGCCAATGAAAGTGAGTAGTCATCAGCCCAGAGAGAGCCACGGTCAGACCAAGCATCCAAAACCTCTTGAtagttcaaattcaaattcaaagccACCATCTTTTCATCTTCCACttcccaaaacccaaaaatattattgttattactttcttcttccctctttaCTACCATCTTCTTCACCTCCTCCTCCATTAGGCACTTGTTATTATTGCTTATTCTGCTATCATCTCTTACTACTACCTTCAATTCATTTTCTGCTTCTGGGAATTTATGATGATCCTCCTCCCATTCCATGAAATCCCAATGAAGCTCTTCATCATCGCCACTACAACTAGTTACCATTCCCTGCTGTGGAGATGGTAAcaacttttgttcttcttcttcttcttcttcttcttcttcttcttcaatgtcCAAGACTCCTTCAAGTTGCTCCAAGATACTGaattcttcatcatcattatcgTGGTATAGTAGTTGGTGGTTATTGGAAAAGGGTAATATGGAGGAGGAGAAAGTAGCTTCTggcacttcttgttctttctctttctttggACTTCTAAGCAGTGAAGTGTATCCCATCTTATCTCTGAAAACGGCTGTTTCTCTTTCTCTATCCTTCTGTGTTTTTGTGTGTCTCCTCTTCAATTTCTATTTGCATAATAATGCATTACACTGATGTTTGTttatatctatatctatatttatatgactactataattataaaaactatcTTCTTAGGGGGGTCAAATGATAACACACTATCTCAATATTTGGCAAATTTATCAATATGCTGTCAGCCAGAGGAATgttacattaataataataataataataataataataataataataataataataatataacctCTAACAAGAAGAATAAGCATGGTCAATTAGTGGAGGAAATAGATAATCCACATATGCATAGAAGGATAAATAGACATatcgaaaaatataaagaacTAACTCTATATAGCCAACTTAATATAgcagttaattttttaaaaaatcctaattttaaaatttaaaacgtTTAAATATGCACCAACTATTTAAAAAgtcctaattttaaaatttaaaatctaaaatacgCTTTTTTTTCACCTTTCTTCTCATAGTCGTAGTGGAATGCTTCCTTGCTGTTGTCACTGCAACCTTGGTGCGCCGGTCTCCCCACAACTACCACAAATGTGGTGGCCTTGGTCGCTGCGTTTGTGCTTCCCCAGCCATGTTCTAGAGCTCTCTTTGTCGCGGAGTTGCATATTCTTTGGTTCCCAGATATGTCGCTTCCACTACTTGTTGTTTCTCATGGATGCATGAGTGGTTAGCGGCAACTCTCCATCAAAATTAGTCATGTTGAACGCAACCTAGAACTCTTCTTTATAGCATCAATAACTTCATCAATTGACGAAGGAGACTCGAAATTAATCTCTTTGTCTGTGAATTATCCTTCTGTTGAAGACAATGTTGAGGGTGTTAATCTTATTCTTTGTCAACATAATGATCATTTATgttatctaatatttaaaattttggatgatttttttctgttggtttaaatgtttgtattgtttgaatttaaatgtgtttttgttagattttgtatGTTTATGTAGCGAATAAGTTAGATTTATTCATTATATTTTGTATGTTTCAATATGAATGTGGATAGTTATTGATTGTTAGTTTTCAACATAAATGTGGATAGTTATTAATTCTGGATTTTGTTTTCCAGATCTCGTGTTTATTTTGTACGCATTTTGGATGTTTCTTTCTGTAGTATAATATATGTTTTTATCCTAAATTTGGATATTTATTAGATGTTAGATTGCAGATGTTTCTTTCAGGTCATGTTCAGATCTTTTTTAAACATTTTGgttattcttttctttcttttttttgagtAAACTACTATTTCTACCAATAAAAGTTCAGAACGCTGACAAATCTATCCATGAATGAAATTGATTTTATATCCATGAAAGATGGACTTTTGCAGACAAAATTATCCGAATCctaaaaaactaaatataatttCCAAACTACCTTCTAATATAACTTAACTCTAACTTCTAATTTAACTCCATGTGCCATTACCCTAATCCCAAATCCTACCACCACTCTCCTCCCCAACTACtgccatcaccatcaccataaCTGCCATCACCACCCTTTCTCCTCCCTCCACCTCTTCGACCCCGACCTCAACTGCAAATTCTGCTTCCCTCGCCTTCCCCCCTTCCAAAACTCCAACTCCGTTGCATCCTCCCTTTCTGTTTCATCCTTCAAAGCACAAATATTCATTCCAAAAATTTCAAATCGCAAAGTAAACAACTAACCCAAAACACACTAGAGTTCCTATCCTCCTCCGAAGCTTCAAAGGCTCAAAACTTGTTTATGGTTTTAGCGTTAAATCAGAAATGGGTAACAAAAAATGAGAGAAGCGATGAAGGGTTTAAAAAGTACCATTGTAAAACCAGACATTGAAGCCATTGGTGATGGTCCTCACCAAACTCGTCGCCCTCTATTTCTCCGACAACAACAACCACCAATGGATGAAATTCTCCTCTAATCTTCCCGTAAAATCGTGGAGTTTAGTCTTCGATGGAGACCGCGTCCTCATGCTTTGCAAGTTTGACTTGCAGTGGCTAATGAATGTTGCGCGACGGTGCTGATGGTTGGTGGATTAAAGTCGATGTTTTTGCTGAACGCGCCGTTCTCAACGATCTTAATTTCATGGTTTGATTTGACGATGATGGAGTGGGAGGAGACAGGTAGAATTCTGCTAGAGATATTCTGATGCTTTAGAGAGTCTATCAAGTTCAAGATTTTTGTAGACAGAGACAGGGTTTGCTTCTTGGCAAACCGGACCGGAAAGAAATTGGTGCTTTGGGACCGGTCCAGGAGAAGTGGAGATGGTGTTGGTGATGGTGATGGCGAAAGTGATGGTAGTAGTTGGGGATAAAAATGGTGGTAGGGTTTGAAGAGAATGGTAGTGTAGAATAATATTAGAAGTTAGAGTTAAGTTATATTAGAAagtagtttaaaaattttatttaatttttaggaCGGATAATTTTGTCTGCAAAAGTATATCTTTTGTGGGTATAaagtcaattttatttttttatgggtAGATTTTTCAGCATTCTGAACTTTCATGAATAGAAATAGTAGTTTACTCAGTTTTTTTTCTAGTAGTCTCATGTACTTCGTTTTGTATGATTTGTTAATGAGATTTTGTATGTTTATATAGTAGgcgttttggattttttttggttatataatggataattttagtatgatttttacatgtttattggttggttgattttggatttttttttctttttctggatGTTCTTTTTCAatgttttggatttttttctgtGTTATCTAATGGTTCACATTTCAGTTGAGTTTGGacatttttttccagtttttgtATCTTCATTTTTTAAGCattttggatgtttctttttgttatatattgaatgttttaaatatgatattatgtgtttgttgattgttagatttCGGATGTTTCTCTTATGTCATGTTCAAAGTTTCTTTTTCAATGTTTTGGTTGTagttttgttcttttttctatTAGTATATTTCGTATATTTATTTAGCATGCATTTtggatgtttatttttattatatagtgGATTTTAGTATGATTTTGAACGTTTATTAGTTATTAGATTTCAGATGTTTCTTTTTACTCATCTTTCAAAAgttgattttttatgtttgggttatttttttatgttaccCGAATATATGTTTAGGTTGTGATTACACAAAGAAACACTTAAAAATCAGCCAAAAGCTTCATAAGCACTCTTTTtgtgtttaaattattttatagatGTCTGATCACATTGATATTCGTTAAAAGAAAATTCCAACTATAGGAATGTGTTTTGATTTGCTAGAGCGGGAACACGAATTTTATGCGAATTGTGCAAAGAAAGTAGGGTTTgttattaaagtaaaaaataaaaattttgataagaCGAATAAGAAACAAAAGGTACCAATTAACCAATCTATTAGTTGTAGTCGAGAAGGTTATCGCACGTCTTGTGTGAGGGCACAGCTCAAGAAAATATAATAACTGCTACAAAATGCAAAGCAAGGATGTGTGTTATGTTCGACAGGAAAAAAGGGAATTGGATAGTGTCGAGGTTAGAGTTTAGGCATTCCCATCCTTATTCTtctaaaaaatcaattaaatacCATGAATACAAATAGTTTACCATCCATGCTAAGTGTGTCATTGATGATAACGATGAGACTTACATACAACCCAACAAAACCTACTTTGCACTTGCTAATGAAGTGGATGGTTCTTCAAACTTGTGTTTCTTAAAAAAGGATGTGAGGAATTATATTATAAGCAAATTCCGTTCTACTGATGATAATGCTGACATGGAAAAAATGTTAAAGTATTTCTTGTGAATGAAAGATATCAACCCAAACTTCTTTATGCAATAGACATTGATGAGAGTTACAAGTTGAAAAGTGAACTTTGGGTAGATGAAATGTGTAGAGCATCGTATGAATACTTTGGCGATATGGTATCTTTTCATACCACatacaaaaaaataagtatgtatacttttgtttatattttaattttattcattaacACATTATGGTTTCTTAAATGTGTTATTTCATTATTGGTGGTTGGCTTTATTGTAGGCATGCACTACCATTTACATCTTTTGTCGGTGTTAACTACCATGGGAagttgatgcgtgagcattttatctatcttttccttGTGAATTTGCACTTGAATTGCTAagttaaatcaaaatttaaatatcttttagccactatggatgctactttaagTTGTGCacaattctatttatttcaggtagcatccagagggatttgatggagttttgtagcagaaaagggagaaagcgaatgatgctgtcaatcctgaccttcTTGCACTCAAACtggaataacttgagctacagaggtccaattgacgtGATTTCAGTGACATTAGAAcgtggaaaagctctttacttgaataatagcttgaaaacatattctcctaaatttctaattatctggatttaacgggatacgtgacatataatcctcttatatttgggtaattaggatttctgtggcatataaactagaattgaacttcaccctctaattggaattaagtgaccaaggaattggcagttgatgaactttagaggagactaaaaa comes from the Arachis duranensis cultivar V14167 chromosome 7, aradu.V14167.gnm2.J7QH, whole genome shotgun sequence genome and includes:
- the LOC107458347 gene encoding protein CHLOROPLAST IMPORT APPARATUS 2, translating into MGYTSLLRSPKKEKEQEVPEATFSSSILPFSNNHQLLYHDNDDEEFSILEQLEGVLDIEEEEEEEEEEEEQKLLPSPQQGMVTSCSGDDEELHWDFMEWEEDHHKFPEAENELKVVVRDDSRISNNNKCLMEEEVKKMVVKREEESNNNNIFGFWEVEDEKMVALNLNLNYQEVLDAWSDRGSLWADDYSLSLATTNNGYYYMGEVPVLEEERTRREASVLRYKEKRQNRLFSKKIRYQVRKLNADKRPRIKGRFVKRH